From the genome of Pseudomonas sp. FP453:
AAGCCTTGGGCATCGGTAAAGCGATTAAAACGCTGCTGGCTGAGCATGTAGAAGTCATCGCAATGAGTGATGACTTCATCAACGTTATGGGATGAAACCAGCACCGCGACCCCCTCCGCCGCCGCGCCCTCCAGGCATTTCCAAATGTGGTAGCGAAATTCGGGGTCTACACCTGCCGTGGGTTCATCCAAAACCACAAGATCCGCATTCGCGCAGAGCAGCGACAACGTGAAAAACCAACGTTTTTCCCCATAGCTGCAAAGGGACGATTTCTTGTTCCAGATTTCACCATAACGTTCTGCAATGCCTGGGCTCCACTTGTCGATTTTTTCCAGCGCGTGCCGTTGCGTCATGCGCGTGTCAGCGCAAAAAATCATCGCCATTTTGAAAATATCAAACATGCGAAACACCGCCGGCGTACTGATGATTTGCGACAGGTAGAGCAGCTTCGAAAACGAACTGCTTACAACGCCGCCCTGCGCTTTTTTCAGACCACAGAGCACATCAAAAAAAGTGGTCTTGCCTGATCCATTAGGCCCCAACAAACCAGAGATCGCGCCTGCATCGACCTGCAACGAAGCACCACGAAACAACACGTGACGCGCATAACTGACATCGAGGGAATTCACGATCAACTGTTTCATCAGTAGCGACTCCATACCGGATTCACACGTAAAAAACGCAACGTTATGCAAAATGAACACGTAAACAAAACAACAATGACCACGACTACGGGCAAGGACTCAGCTACGCCAAATTGCATAATCTGGTTGGCCCACCACATAGGGTTTAAATGCGCGAACGTTCCAAGCAAGGGATTTTGCCCCAGACTGATAATTCCCAGTGCAAGCATCATGAAGGACAATATTGAAAATACGGTGCTCGTGTTTTGAAAGCCCATAGGGATCAGCGTCAATAAAAGCGCAGGCGTGGAAAACAACAAAAAACAAATATAAAACCGACCCACGACCACAACCTGCTCAGCAAAACTCATCACACCAAAATAGGCGCGAGTAAATATATAAAACGCCGAACAATAAAGAACCGACATCGCGGAATAGGCTAAAAACTGCCCAACAATAAAAACTGTCTTTGTCTGGCGCGTGTACACAAATGACCGCAGAAACCCGCTCTCCCTACGCCCGACAATGTAAAACGCCAGGCCAAACAGGGCCACACTCGAAGAAACGAAAGAATAGAACCAAGAAGTACTTGAAAGATAACTACCAGGCACCTCGCTCAGTGGGGCTCTCGCGTAACTGATCAAGTAGAAGGTCACCACAGGAGAGATGAAAATCCAAAACAGTGCAATGGGCTCCTTCAATTGTTCCTTAATAAAAAGGGCAGCCAACCAAAAACGGTTTAGATAATGGGTAGTAGCTCATCACTCACCTCATGGTGAACGGCACCTCGCCCGAACAAGATAGTTTTTCTAGAAATACTTTCAAGTCTCACTAAAAAAAACAAACTATCACTTTTAGGAAGTTTCACTCAACCCAATAGGAAAACCAACTATTGCCTATAGCAGCACCGCCAAAGCCATCTTTTTCCGACAGCGCTAACTCATTATAAAATTTGGCTTTTGCAACCCGCGCTTTTACACGGAAAAATGGCTGCCCATTTAAAAAGTGTGACGGTCTCAAGAGTGCACTGACAATTCGCAAAGCCATCCGACAAACGGCGTCAGAGGTCTGGCTTTCCTGCAAGCTGCTGTATGCCCAACGGTAGCGCCTTGACCTCCAACCCCACCACCTGCTCCCGCACCACCCGCCCCTCCGCCCGATTGCGGATAAAACCCGTGCGGGTAAACCGCTCAAGAAACGGCACCGACAGGTTCTGCTCCGGTAACGCGCTTTGCGTCGCATCCCCGAGCAACGTGTAAGTCGCCGTCGTCAAATGCCGTGTGTTCACTTCACTGGCAATCCGCCCGTTCTCCAGGACGATTGCACGGTTGGTCACCCGTTGCAGGTCGGACAACCGCTGGGAGATATAGAGGATGGCCACCCCTCGGCTGCGCTGGCTATCGACCAGTTCCAGCAGGCGCTCGGCGTCGGTGTCCGACAGCGCGGCGGTGGGTTCGTCGAGGATCAGCAACCGAGGTTGCAGGGCGAAGGCGCGGGCCAGCACCAGCAGTTGGCGGTCGGCCTGGCCGAGGCGTTCGACCGGCAGTTGCAGCGGCAGGTCCAGGCCCAAGCCGGCGGCGATGGTTTCGGCGCGTTGCAGGAGGTTTTTGCGGTTGAGCAGGAAGTCCGCGCCGGGCAGGCACAGTTCGTCCAGCAGCAGGTTTTCGGCAACGCTCAGGCCCGGGGCGATGCCTTCGTCGGGGCGCTGGTGCACCGCGACAATCCCCACCCGGCGAGCCGACAACGGCGAGATAAACCGTTGCCGCAGCCCATCGACCCACAGCTCACCGGCATCCGGCGCGAGGGTGCCGCCGAGGATGTTGACCAAGGTGGACTTGCCCGCGCCTTCCACACCCAACAAGCCCACGCCTTCGCCCGGGTATAGCTCCAGGCTGACCTGATCCAGCGCCCGCTGGGTGCCAAAGGTCTTGCACAGGTCACGCGCGCGGACCAGGGGCTGGGGTGCAACGGCAACGGGGTTGCTCATGGCTAATCTCTAATGCGCTACGGTGACTCATTACAGCGCGACGAGGCGCTGATTTACTCCGTGTAACAATGAGTTAGGTGGCGAATTAAAGGCAAAGCCTTATGAACAATCCAATAGCTGGATCGCATATGGATTGGTTTTTCAGTTATATGCGATGGGCGCTCAGCGTGTTGAATCCATTCAGCATCAGACCGGTGTGGGAGCTGGCTTGCCTGCGATGCAGACACCCCGTTACATCAGGCACACCCAGTTGATGCCATCGCAGGCAAGCCAGCTCCCACAGGGGAACGCGTCAGCTCCAGAGACCCGGTCGGCTACTAGGCCGCCGCGCTTTGTTTTTGATTTTGATCTTGGGCGCCCCGTTAAA
Proteins encoded in this window:
- a CDS encoding ATP-binding cassette domain-containing protein translates to MSNPVAVAPQPLVRARDLCKTFGTQRALDQVSLELYPGEGVGLLGVEGAGKSTLVNILGGTLAPDAGELWVDGLRQRFISPLSARRVGIVAVHQRPDEGIAPGLSVAENLLLDELCLPGADFLLNRKNLLQRAETIAAGLGLDLPLQLPVERLGQADRQLLVLARAFALQPRLLILDEPTAALSDTDAERLLELVDSQRSRGVAILYISQRLSDLQRVTNRAIVLENGRIASEVNTRHLTTATYTLLGDATQSALPEQNLSVPFLERFTRTGFIRNRAEGRVVREQVVGLEVKALPLGIQQLAGKPDL
- a CDS encoding AAA family ATPase, whose translation is MKQLIVNSLDVSYARHVLFRGASLQVDAGAISGLLGPNGSGKTTFFDVLCGLKKAQGGVVSSSFSKLLYLSQIISTPAVFRMFDIFKMAMIFCADTRMTQRHALEKIDKWSPGIAERYGEIWNKKSSLCSYGEKRWFFTLSLLCANADLVVLDEPTAGVDPEFRYHIWKCLEGAAAEGVAVLVSSHNVDEVITHCDDFYMLSQQRFNRFTDAQGFMAAYGASSLDEAFIHAASLPKG